The sequence CCCGTCGGGCAGGGCGGCGCGGAGCGCCCGCGCCTCGTCGAGATGCTCCGGCAGGCCGACCACCCCCACCGAGTAGCGGATGCCCAACTCCGACAGGCGGGCGCACCGCCGCAGGAACCTGTCTCTGTCGACCTGTCCCGGATGGTAGGTCGTCCACAGGGCGGCGGACCGGGGGTCGGCGTCGGCCAGCCAGTCCACCCGGGCGGCGAGGTTGGTCTGGATGACGACCCGGTCCACGTGCGGCAGGTGGGACAGCGACACCATCGCGTTCCGGTACCAGCTGCGGGTCAACCCCTCACCCCACGGGGTGAACAGCACCGACAGCCGGATGTCGGTGGTGGCCGCCACCCAGTCGGTGAACCTCGCCAACGCGGCCCGGTCCGCGCGGAGCAGCTCGGGCGGGTCGTGCCGCTTGGCGAACGGACAGTACGGG comes from Micromonospora viridifaciens and encodes:
- a CDS encoding STM4011 family radical SAM protein; its protein translation is MNLAILYRGPLASCNYDCPYCPFAKRHDPPELLRADRAALARFTDWVAATTDIRLSVLFTPWGEGLTRSWYRNAMVSLSHLPHVDRVVIQTNLAARVDWLADADPRSAALWTTYHPGQVDRDRFLRRCARLSELGIRYSVGVVGLPEHLDEARALRAALPDGVYLWVNAAEGRRYDAAEEATWTELDPYFGYSVRPHLSLGQPCHAGETAISVLGDGTVRRCHFLPAPIGNLYDGSWRAALTPRPCSKSMCDCHIGYVHLKPLGLRDVFAGGVLERIPAAWPAHP